The following proteins are co-located in the Methanobacterium formicicum DSM 3637 genome:
- a CDS encoding polysaccharide pyruvyl transferase family protein, whose product MENNTANHDLKSGGKSTGPRVLLVGYNGANNTGSEARLLAIIEDIRSLLGPTVEITVPTLNEENLRRYLAEDEHLHIAPIPSIFFFAIDKLVKQHDLVLLVEGSCYMDTWTSALLWAFLWATNRAHHHNKPCLAYAVDAGELSSLNRWLVKREASKTDLIITRTRHAMEKLQKTGVTAPITSTADCAYTFKEEEDHDFLNRIWPESSNGVVGLAVVDFSLWPVVIRPWGRKKDLYKWPYYFSRSTERKNTREKLIEGWARTADEIIKKHGKSVALICMEELDHPLAEDILGKMKNKDQCRIISSGQYNASQMTGMLSDLDLLVTSRYHAAVLSLRAGVPQIAVAHDPRLTSLYQDLKLYQDYFICHDAPNLWEDLRRTIDLLLANGDLEKDMLKEGLQEQVTLSQKNRILLGEFLKEKNISSLK is encoded by the coding sequence ATGGAAAATAACACTGCCAACCATGACTTAAAATCCGGGGGAAAATCAACTGGGCCCCGGGTTCTCCTGGTTGGATATAACGGTGCCAACAACACCGGCTCCGAAGCCAGACTACTGGCAATAATCGAAGATATAAGGAGTTTACTGGGACCCACTGTGGAGATCACCGTTCCCACATTAAATGAAGAGAACTTGCGCCGTTACCTTGCAGAAGATGAACACTTGCACATTGCTCCCATTCCTTCAATCTTTTTCTTTGCCATTGACAAGCTGGTGAAACAACACGACCTGGTACTCCTGGTTGAAGGAAGCTGTTACATGGACACCTGGACTTCCGCACTCCTCTGGGCATTCCTGTGGGCCACTAACCGTGCTCATCACCATAATAAACCATGCCTGGCTTATGCAGTGGATGCTGGTGAGCTATCCTCCCTGAACAGGTGGCTGGTTAAAAGGGAGGCCAGTAAAACTGATCTCATCATCACACGGACCAGGCACGCCATGGAAAAACTTCAAAAGACCGGGGTAACTGCACCCATAACCTCCACTGCAGATTGTGCGTACACCTTCAAGGAAGAAGAAGACCATGATTTCTTAAATAGAATATGGCCCGAATCTTCAAATGGTGTAGTTGGTCTGGCTGTGGTGGATTTTTCCCTATGGCCAGTGGTTATCCGACCGTGGGGACGCAAAAAAGATCTTTACAAGTGGCCTTATTATTTTTCCCGTTCCACAGAACGGAAGAACACACGTGAAAAACTGATTGAAGGATGGGCCCGAACTGCAGATGAGATAATCAAAAAACATGGCAAGAGTGTTGCCCTCATCTGTATGGAAGAACTGGACCACCCTCTGGCTGAGGATATTCTGGGAAAAATGAAAAACAAAGACCAATGCAGGATAATCTCCTCTGGCCAGTACAATGCATCCCAGATGACGGGTATGCTTTCTGATCTGGATTTGTTGGTCACTTCACGTTATCATGCTGCAGTTTTATCTCTCCGTGCTGGTGTTCCCCAGATAGCAGTGGCCCATGATCCCAGGCTAACTTCACTCTACCAGGATCTCAAGCTTTACCAAGACTACTTTATATGCCACGATGCCCCCAATTTATGGGAAGATCTCAGAAGAACCATAGATTTACTTTTAGCAAATGGTGATTTAGAGAAAGATATGCTGAAAGAAGGATTGCAGGAACAGGTAACTCTATCCCAAAAGAACCGAATCTTACTGGGAGAGTTCCTTAAAGAAAAAAATATTTCATCTCTTAAATGA
- a CDS encoding flavodoxin family protein, which produces MKILTIIGSPRKKGNSYQAACKLEQEMKTRGDYEFEYLFLKDTDLQECRGCFNCISRGIEFCPLKDDRQMIQEKMHQADGLVMVSPVYVMTVTALMKNFIDRVAYLCHRPEYHGKKAMVLCTTGGIGAKETLEYMELITEAWGYKVAGKCSLTTAPWPATEGLEKKNSKSLQKSVQKFDQSLKYMEQEGSPNVSIKEYMGFRIFQTISRDVKEYMPADYQFYQGKKYYQPAKVGFLTKAVTGIMLRVIFFMMRDMGPGEKKDQ; this is translated from the coding sequence ATGAAAATTTTAACCATCATTGGAAGTCCACGAAAAAAGGGAAACAGTTACCAGGCCGCCTGTAAACTGGAACAAGAAATGAAAACCAGAGGAGATTATGAATTTGAATATCTCTTCCTTAAAGATACCGATCTCCAGGAATGCAGGGGATGTTTCAACTGTATATCCCGGGGAATCGAATTCTGCCCCCTAAAAGATGACCGGCAAATGATCCAGGAGAAAATGCACCAAGCAGATGGCCTGGTCATGGTCTCACCAGTCTACGTCATGACTGTTACCGCCCTAATGAAAAACTTCATTGACCGGGTAGCCTACCTCTGCCACCGACCAGAATACCACGGTAAGAAGGCAATGGTCCTGTGTACCACCGGAGGAATAGGAGCTAAAGAAACTCTTGAGTACATGGAACTGATAACCGAAGCCTGGGGATACAAGGTTGCAGGTAAATGTAGTCTTACCACCGCACCATGGCCTGCAACAGAGGGTTTAGAAAAGAAAAACAGTAAATCACTGCAAAAATCCGTGCAGAAATTTGACCAATCCCTGAAATACATGGAACAGGAAGGATCGCCAAACGTGAGTATTAAGGAATATATGGGTTTCCGGATCTTCCAGACTATTTCCAGGGACGTTAAAGAGTACATGCCAGCAGACTACCAGTTCTACCAGGGTAAGAAATACTATCAACCCGCCAAAGTAGGTTTTTTAACTAAAGCTGTGACTGGAATCATGTTAAGGGTGATTTTTTTCATGATGAGGGATATGGGACCTGGAGAGAAAAAAGATCAGTAA
- a CDS encoding TetR/AcrR family transcriptional regulator codes for MKNQKAGAEPKPTKERIFDVALELFSQKGFDAVSVREIAREVGIRESSIYNHYKNKEAILDTIIDYFMNELHQSVFSEEEESALLEESPEAYLQQGARMYMESINTPQMEKIWRLVSIETYHNDKIREFFKKELLDAPIDIWENTFRMMIEKKMIKPLNPRTLAHEYFSFPIYLFFEYYVLRYDEDFNSFIEMAMEKMVNHNEFFLNAIKI; via the coding sequence ATGAAAAATCAAAAAGCAGGAGCAGAACCCAAACCTACCAAAGAAAGAATATTCGATGTGGCCCTGGAATTATTCTCACAGAAGGGTTTTGATGCGGTTAGTGTGCGGGAAATAGCTCGCGAGGTCGGAATAAGGGAAAGTTCAATTTACAATCACTACAAAAATAAAGAGGCTATTCTGGACACCATAATTGACTATTTCATGAATGAACTTCACCAGAGCGTCTTTTCTGAGGAAGAAGAATCTGCTCTCCTGGAAGAAAGCCCAGAAGCATATCTACAGCAAGGAGCCCGGATGTACATGGAAAGTATCAACACTCCTCAGATGGAGAAGATATGGCGCCTGGTATCCATTGAAACTTATCACAACGATAAAATAAGGGAATTCTTCAAAAAAGAACTTTTAGACGCCCCAATCGATATCTGGGAGAATACGTTCAGGATGATGATCGAAAAGAAGATGATCAAACCATTGAATCCACGGACACTAGCCCATGAATACTTCTCCTTTCCAATCTACCTGTTCTTCGAGTACTACGTCCTGAGGTACGACGAAGATTTCAATTCTTTTATTGAAATGGCCATGGAAAAAATGGTCAACCATAATGAATTCTTCTTAAATGCCATTAAAATCTAA
- a CDS encoding DUF2089 domain-containing protein, whose amino-acid sequence MNLKREVPGSCPICESETKITEIYCKNCETTIRGEFELCKFCRLSEKQKYFVEVFIKNRGNIKEIEKELGISYPTVRNKLDEVISTLGYKLEKPAVNQKEILEKLSKGEISKDEALKLLSK is encoded by the coding sequence ATGAATTTGAAACGTGAAGTACCAGGAAGCTGCCCCATCTGTGAAAGTGAAACCAAAATCACCGAGATATACTGTAAAAACTGTGAAACAACTATTCGGGGTGAATTCGAGTTATGCAAGTTCTGCAGGTTGAGCGAAAAACAAAAATACTTTGTTGAGGTTTTCATCAAAAACAGAGGCAATATCAAGGAAATAGAAAAAGAACTGGGCATATCCTATCCCACGGTAAGGAATAAGCTGGATGAAGTGATTTCCACCCTGGGCTATAAGCTGGAAAAACCAGCCGTTAACCAGAAGGAAATCCTGGAAAAGCTCAGTAAGGGAGAAATCAGCAAAGACGAAGCTTTAAAGTTGTTGAGTAAATAA